In Populus nigra chromosome 1, ddPopNigr1.1, whole genome shotgun sequence, one genomic interval encodes:
- the LOC133693093 gene encoding E3 ubiquitin-protein ligase Os04g0590900-like — MASLGTPKTWIPYGNNKDCSQGFCSLYCPQWCYIIFPPPPPLEFLDDNSSPKISPLVIAIIGILLSAFLLVIYYTIISKYCGNNDPARRRDQNHGQNEEFEGDHNPSLHEPWHAATTGLDEALIRSITVCKYKRGDGLIDGTDCSVCLSEFQEDESIRLLPKCSHAFHVPCIDTWLRSHSNCPLCRANIVFFSASPPQLPPPVAETPQGNESWQNSQRSNDNVAATPGTERVARDEQVVQNPAGDPKTPWRVFSDLGNLEERDTIIEMRDIDGYQRIRRSVSMDHPCQSHASVADILRMNQDGVVRVEDCSGDVGSSKHSAEDSKFTSSNRRRVLHCVLNPVTMKRSFSSGRFFPTGHGRVRDATSPV; from the coding sequence ATGGCATCACTCGGCACCCCAAAAACTTGGATTCCATACGGGAACAATAAAGACTGTTCTCAAGGATTTTGTAGCTTATACTGCCCACAATGGTGCTACATCATTTTCCCTCCTCCACCTCCCCTTGAATTCCTTGATGACAATTCAAGTCCAAAAATCTCTCCCCTTGTCATTGCCATTATAGGCATACTGCTCAGTGCTTTCCTTTTAGTAATTTACTACACCATAATATCTAAATACTGTGGAAACAATGATCCAGCAAGGAGAAGGGATCAAAACCATGGCCAAAATGaggaatttgagggagatcacaACCCCTCTCTCCATGAGCCTTGGCATGCTGCAACCACTGGCTTAGATGAGGCTCTTATAAGGTCCATCACAGTATGCAAGTACAAAAGGGGAGATGGTTTGATTGACGGGACAGATTGCTCAGTTTGTCTCAGCGAGTTTCAAGAAGATGAGAGCATAAGGCTTTTGCCGAAGTGCAGCCATGCTTTCCATGTTCCTTGCATTGATACATGGCTCCGCTCTCACTCGAATTGCCCATTGTGTCGTGCCAACATTGTTTTCTTCAGTGCTTCCCCGCCTCAATTGCCTCCTCCAGTGGCTGAAACTCCTCAAGGCAATGAATCTTGGCAAAATAGCCAACGATCCAACGACAATGTGGCAGCTACACCAGGCACGGAAAGGGTTGCTAGAGATGAGCAAGTGGTGCAGAATCCTGCTGGGGATCCAAAGACTCCGTGGCGCGTATTTAGTGATTTGGGAAACTTGGAAGAGAGAGATACCATAATTGAGATGCGAGATATTGATGGGTATCAACGCATTAGGAGATCAGTTTCAATGGATCATCCATGTCAAAGCCATGCTTCTGTCGCTGATATTTTACGCATGAATCAGGATGGAGTTGTTCGAGTAGAAGACTGTTCAGGAGATGTTGGATCATCAAAACATTCAGCAGAAGACAGCAAATTCACGTCTAGCAACAGAAGAAGAGTCTTGCATTGTGTGCTTAATCCCGTTACCATGAAGAGATCATTTTCAAGCGGAAGATTCTTTCCCACCGGCCATGGAAGAGTACGTGAcgccactagtcctgtttaa
- the LOC133696777 gene encoding transcription factor bHLH71-like, with amino-acid sequence MALEALSSSEFLNFIIYDTIPSTPYNCHDSLETAGFLLENLKPQDHGVSVNSSSLMTQQRCSMGREATNRGQNLLAVQGKKKRRRKPRVCKNREEAETQRMTHIAVERNRRKLMNGYLAVLRSLMPESYVQRGDQASIVGGAIEFVKELEHLLQSFEARKLKLHQGLTGPDYDIEDATATSEFPPPPFAQFFVYPQYTWSQIPNKFTSKTKASIADIEVSLIETHANLRILSRRSPRQLSKLVAGFQTLYLAVLHINVTTMDPLVLYSISAKLEEGCELTSVDDIAGAVHHMLRIIEEETALC; translated from the exons ATGGCACTAGAAGCACTATCTTCTAGTGAGTTCCTGAACTTCATAATCTATGACACTATTCCTTCAACTCCATATAACTGCCATGACTCCCTAGAGACAGCAGGTTTCTTGTTAGAGAATTTAAAACCTCAAGACCATGGTGTTTCTGTAAATAGCTCTTCACTAATGACTCAACAAAGATGTTCTATGGGACGAGAAGCCACCAATAGGGGGCAGAATTTATTAGCTgtgcaaggaaaaaagaaaagaagaagaaagccaagaGTTTGTAAGAACAGAGAAGAAGCTGAGACACAAAGGATGACACACATTGCTGTTGAGAGGAATCGGAGGAAACTGATGAACGGGTATCTTGCCGTTTTGAGATCTCTCATGCCTGAATCTTATGTTCAAAGG GGTGACCAGGCTTCTATAGTGGGTGGTGCCATAGAGTTCGTGAAGGAGTTAGAGCACCTTCTGCAATCCTTTGAAGCCAGAAAGCTCAAACTACATCAAGGACTAACAGGACCTGATTATGACATTGAAGATGCTACTGCAACCTCAGAGTTTCCACCACCACCCTTCGCACAGTTTTTTGTGTATCCTCAATACACTTGGTCTCAAATCCCTAACAAGTTTACGTCAAAAACCAAAGCATCCATAGCCGATATTGAGGTCAGTTTGATTGAAACCCATGCAAATCTGCGGATTCTCTCAAGAAGAAGCCCCAGACAACTTTCAAAGCTAGTTGCTGGATTTCAAACACTTTACCTCGCTGTCCTTCACATCAATGTGACCACCATGGACCCCTTGGTTCTATACTCAATCAGTGCCAAG CTTGAAGAAGGATGCGAACTCACCTCGGTAGATGACATCGCAGGAGCAGTCCACCACATGCTTCGAATAATTGAGGAAGAAACTGCCCTGTGTTGA